AGCGCTTCAGGCCGTCGCGGGCTCGGGTCATTTCGCTGGACGGGACGAGTGCCATGTCAGAATTGCATGTTCATGATGTCGGTGAAGGCGGCGACGCCCTTGTCGACCAGGGCCACCGTCACCTGCGTCTCCAACGAGGCCTGGGTCGCCTTGATCATGGCGTCGGTCACACTTCCTTGACCGGCGGCTGCTTGTGCCTCGGCCATCGATGCGGTGTTCTGGCTCTGCTGGACCTGGT
This genomic interval from Acidimicrobiales bacterium contains the following:
- the fliE gene encoding flagellar hook-basal body complex protein FliE, with the protein product MIPAIPPIQPLPPTPAGGATAGSGGGFSQSISQAVDQVQQSQNTASMAEAQAAAGQGSVTDAMIKATQASLETQVTVALVDKGVAAFTDIMNMQF